From the genome of Sphingobacterium sp. UGAL515B_05:
GCATGAAGACATAGACTGAACATAATACCGATTGGAAAACGATGATTGTGGTGGTCGTGATCATTATCGGTATGGATATGGCCATGCTCGATCCCTTGGGAGAACTGTTCAAGAAAGAGCTGGAAAAGAAATCCAGCAAGCACATAAATACCCAATACCTCAGGTGAAGTATTGTTAGACTGATAGACATGTGGAATGAGGTGCAGTACCGTAATAGAGAATAAATAGGCTCCACTGAAAGAAAGGATGAGTTTAAGGAAACTGGTTCCTTTCTTTTGTACAAAAAATACAGCAATTCCACTTGCAAATGCAGGTATGAATAAAATTAAAATCAATAAAATTGAATTCATTATACGTGTTCAGTTTTAAAAAAGCTAGGCACAAACCGTTTGAATAAGTAGCCTGTTGCCAATCCAACCAGGATACCTAAGGCTGAGCCACAGAGGACATCAAACGGGTAATGGACACCAACATAAATTTGAGAGACCGAAATTAGGGTTGCCCAGGTAATACAAAGCCAAAGCGCATGTTTCCATCTTCTCCGGAAAAGTACAATCCAGAAAAAAGCAAGGGAAAAATGATTGGCCGCATGAGAGGAGGTAAAGCTAAAGCCAGAGCCACATCGCACCCGGATGTTGACATTTTCTTTAAACTCCACGTCGTTACACGGTCTGATTCTTTTTACAGTCTTTTTGATCAAATGCGATGATATACCATCGGAAATTCCGAAGGTAACCAAGGTCATGGCAACAATTAGAATTCCTGTTTTTCCATAGGTCTTTATGAAAAATATGATCAGAAATAAATACAAGGGGGCCCAAGTGTATGGATTGCGTAATATAGGCAATAACCAATCAAATACGGGGTTACTCAAGCCCTGATTAATGGCCAGAAAAATCTCTTGATCGATGTGTACTAATTGTTGAATCATAAATGTTGCTGATGACAATGAAATTCCCAAACTTTAAAAACTCACTTTTCAAAAGTAAAAATAATTTCATTGCAAACGGTTGTTTCTTTTAAAAACAACTTTGTTGCAACAAATATACATTAAATATTCATTAATTATAATTTTAATTCGATATTTTATTGCCATTGTGCTAAATTTACACGTTAATCAATTCAAAAGAAATGACTTTAATTAAATCAATATCAGGAATACGAGGTACGATAGGCGGGCGTGCTGGAGAGGCACTTACCCCGATAGATATCGTTAAGTTTACGGCTGCTTATGGCAAAATAATTGTTAAGCAGAGTGGTATCAAAAAAATTGTTGTTGGAAGAGATGCGCGTGTTTCTGGTGAGATGGTAAGTAATTTGGTGATTGGAACCCTGCAAAGCATCGGTGTTGATGTGGTTGATTTAGGTCTTTCAACAACGCCGACGGTAGAGATTGCTGTACCTATGGAAAAAGCTGCTGGTGGTATTATTTTGACTGCTTCACACAATCCAGGTCAATGGAATGCGCTAAAGTTACTGAATGCAAAGGGCGAATTTATTTCAGATGCCGAAGGGCAAGAGGTATTGGCCCTTGGTGAATCCTTAGACTTTGATTTTTCCGAAGTTGAAGTATTAGGACAGGTTCATAAAGACTATTCCTATTTACAGAAACATGTAGACGCTGTATTGGCGTTGCAATATGTTGATAAGGAAGCGATTAAAGCCGCTAATTTTAAAGTTGCTTTGGATGCCGTAAATAGTACAGGTGGTACATTCATACCTGCCTTATTGGATGCGCTTGGTGTGCAGACAATCTATAAAATCCATTGTGAGCCGAATGGTCAGTTTCCGCATAATCCCGAACCATTAAAAGAGAACTTGACGGATTTATCGGCTGCGGTTATTGAAAACAAAGCTGATTTAGGGATTGCTGTAGATCCAGATGTAGATCGATTGGTCTTTATGATGGAGGATGGTGAGTTGTTTGGTGAAGAATATACCTTAGTGGCCGTAGCAGATTATTTATTGCAGCATAAAAAAGGAAATACAGTTTCTAATTTATCTTCTACACGCGCACTGCGTGATGTAACTAAAGCACATGGTGGCGAATATTATGCCGCTGCTGTTGGTGAAGTCAACGTGGTTACAAAGATGAAGGAAGTCGATGCGGTAATTGGCGGAGAAGGAAACGGCGGTGTTATCTATCCTGCATCTCACTATGGCCGTGATGCGCTGGTAGGGGTGGCCATCTTCTTGACACATCTGGCTAAACTTGGTAAAAAAGCCTCCGAATACCGCGCCTCATTACCGCAGTACTTTATGTCAAAAAACAAGATTACACTGACTCCGGAATTGGACATTGACAACCTATTGGCCAAAATGGAGGAAAAATATAAAAATGAAGACCATTCAACAATCGATGGATTGAAAATAGACTTTGAAAATGAATGGGTTCATTTACGTAAATCGAATACCGAACCGATTATTCGGATTTACTCGGAGGGACCTACGCCTGAAGCTGCTGAGCAGATCGCGCAGAAGATTATCCGCGAAATTGAAGAAATAATCAAATAAAGACAAAAGCTGCATATGCAGCTTTTTGTTTTAAGACTGATCTCATCGTAAGAGGATTGTCTTAGTTATTACGAAGTTTTATAAAGTATGATTAGAAAGATCATTTTAGGTACGTATTGTTTTCTTAGTTTAATTTTATTTGTCTTTCCGACAAGTGCCCAGCAGCCTATGGACGAAATCAATGGGCTACTGGATCGTTGGCACAAAACTTCGGGTGAGGTAAAATATGGCCCATTTTTGAATGTTATTGCTTCGGATGGAGTTATTTTGGGTACTGATCATGATGAAAGGTGGGATAAAACCCATGCGGAGAAGTTCAGCGATCAATATTTCAATCCAAAAAATGCCTGGACTTACACCTATGACAAGCGGCATATCAGTTTTAATGGCGATAGCACGACGGCCTGGTTTGATGAAACGTTTAAGATCAATACCAAGTCCTTTCGTGGCGTGGGCGTATTAACTAAGCTGGACAATGAATGGAAGCTTC
Proteins encoded in this window:
- a CDS encoding phosphatase PAP2 family protein; amino-acid sequence: MIQQLVHIDQEIFLAINQGLSNPVFDWLLPILRNPYTWAPLYLFLIIFFIKTYGKTGILIVAMTLVTFGISDGISSHLIKKTVKRIRPCNDVEFKENVNIRVRCGSGFSFTSSHAANHFSLAFFWIVLFRRRWKHALWLCITWATLISVSQIYVGVHYPFDVLCGSALGILVGLATGYLFKRFVPSFFKTEHV
- the glmM gene encoding phosphoglucosamine mutase, producing the protein MTLIKSISGIRGTIGGRAGEALTPIDIVKFTAAYGKIIVKQSGIKKIVVGRDARVSGEMVSNLVIGTLQSIGVDVVDLGLSTTPTVEIAVPMEKAAGGIILTASHNPGQWNALKLLNAKGEFISDAEGQEVLALGESLDFDFSEVEVLGQVHKDYSYLQKHVDAVLALQYVDKEAIKAANFKVALDAVNSTGGTFIPALLDALGVQTIYKIHCEPNGQFPHNPEPLKENLTDLSAAVIENKADLGIAVDPDVDRLVFMMEDGELFGEEYTLVAVADYLLQHKKGNTVSNLSSTRALRDVTKAHGGEYYAAAVGEVNVVTKMKEVDAVIGGEGNGGVIYPASHYGRDALVGVAIFLTHLAKLGKKASEYRASLPQYFMSKNKITLTPELDIDNLLAKMEEKYKNEDHSTIDGLKIDFENEWVHLRKSNTEPIIRIYSEGPTPEAAEQIAQKIIREIEEIIK